In Alteromonas naphthalenivorans, one DNA window encodes the following:
- a CDS encoding uracil-DNA glycosylase family protein, with protein sequence MRNSTIIFEDLVKEAKQCSLCVEHLPYGVNPIFSIGSKAKVVLIGQAPGLIAHQNTKAFSDKSGERLRQWLHIDTTTFYDENKLAIMPMGFCFPGYKNGADAPPRKECAPTWHEKMLHAIQPELVLLVGRYAQQYYLPKYRTLTDAIKNNCDEKFAVLPHPSGRNNRWLAQHPWFETEYLPHVVARLTPLLV encoded by the coding sequence ATGAGAAATTCGACAATTATTTTTGAGGATTTAGTAAAAGAAGCGAAACAGTGTTCATTGTGTGTTGAACACCTTCCCTATGGCGTGAACCCAATTTTTTCAATTGGCTCAAAGGCAAAGGTTGTGCTAATTGGTCAAGCGCCCGGCCTGATCGCACATCAAAACACAAAAGCCTTCAGCGATAAAAGTGGTGAAAGACTAAGACAGTGGCTACACATCGATACTACAACGTTTTATGATGAAAACAAATTAGCCATTATGCCTATGGGGTTTTGCTTTCCAGGCTATAAAAACGGGGCCGATGCGCCGCCTAGAAAAGAATGCGCGCCCACTTGGCACGAAAAGATGTTACACGCCATTCAACCAGAATTAGTTCTACTTGTCGGTAGATATGCTCAGCAATACTACTTACCTAAGTACCGAACATTAACAGACGCTATAAAGAACAATTGTGATGAGAAGTTTGCTGTGCTGCCCCACCCGTCTGGTAGAAACAATCGCTGGCTTGCACAGCACCCTTGGTTTGAAACTGAATATTTACCCCACGTGGTAGCGCGCTTAACACCCTTACTTGTGTGA
- a CDS encoding pyridine nucleotide transhydrogenase, translating to MRKVVLGLTLMSVFGIAHAGSGENQLFDCMDAKSFELNNECIAENINNNIHFRDAQTDLVNVASESLGDYATATMTFDQEKMQIDIVAHRDALSALNTLAANRD from the coding sequence ATGCGTAAAGTAGTACTAGGATTAACCTTAATGTCCGTCTTTGGTATTGCGCATGCGGGCTCTGGCGAAAACCAGCTTTTCGATTGTATGGACGCAAAATCGTTCGAATTGAATAATGAATGTATAGCTGAGAACATCAACAACAACATTCATTTCCGTGATGCACAAACTGATTTGGTTAATGTTGCCAGCGAAAGTCTTGGAGACTACGCCACTGCAACAATGACATTTGACCAAGAAAAGATGCAGATCGATATCGTAGCACATAGAGATGCGCTTTCAGCGCTAAATACTCTGGCTGCCAACCGAGATTAA